In one Rutidosis leptorrhynchoides isolate AG116_Rl617_1_P2 chromosome 8, CSIRO_AGI_Rlap_v1, whole genome shotgun sequence genomic region, the following are encoded:
- the LOC139864153 gene encoding phenylacetaldehyde reductase-like: MKVVCVTGASGFIASWLVKLLLARGYTVHATVRSLDDPKKTGHLQALDGAKERLSLFKADLIEEGSFDCAFNGCVCVFHTASPVMFTVDDPHAQLIDPAVKGTLNVLKSAAKVPTLKRVVLTSSMSAVMFGVDIPQSSVVDETWFSNPLVCEQKKMWYFVSKTLAEEAAVKYSKENGLDLVAINPGFVIGPILQPTLNLTSEGFMNFVKTGKEVFRDGIYRLVDVRDVANAHILAFENPEAKGRYLMVGNMVRSSVIMKIIEKLSPSLGFSQKYKETNCPDSVPFSISRARAESLGVEFTPLEVTIKDTVESLIY; encoded by the exons ATGAAGGTGGTTTGTGTAACAGGAGCATCTGGGTTCATAGCTTCATGGCTCGTTAAGTTGTTGCTTGCTCGTGGTTACACCGTTCATGCCACTGTTCGCTCTCTCG ATGATCCGAAAAAGACTGGACATTTACAAGCTCTCGATGGAGCTAAGGAGAGGCTATCTTTGTTTAAAGCTGACTTGATTGAAGAAGGATCTTTCGATTGCGCCTTTAATGGCTGCGTATGCGTCTTTCACACCGCATCCCCTGTTATGTTTACAGTGGATGACCCACAT GCACAATTGATAGATCCTGCAGTGAAGGGGACACTTAATGTCCTTAAATCAGCTGCAAAGGTTCCAACTCTCAAGAGGGTGGTCCTGACATCTTCGATGTCTGCGGTGATGTTCGGTGTAGATATTCCACAATCGAGTGTTGTGGATGAAACATGGTTCTCAAATCCATTAGTTTGTGAACAAAAAAAG ATGTGGTATTTCGTTTCAAAGACATTGGCTGAAGAAGCAGCTGTGAAATATTCAAAAGAGAACGGACTGGATTTGGTCGCCATAAATCCGGGATTTGTGATTGGTCCTATTTTACAACCAACACTCAATCTCACTTCTGAGGGATTCATGAACTTCGTAAAAACAG GTAAAGAAGTATTTCGAGATGGAATATATAGACTTGTTGATGTGAGAGATGTTGCTAATGCACATATATTAGCTTTTGAGAACCCGGAAGCTAAAGGTAGATACTTAATGGTTGGGAATATGGTTCGTTCTTCGGTGATCATGAAGATTATTGAGAAACTCTCCCCTTCTCTTGGCTTTTCACAAAA GTACAAAGAGACTAACTGCCCCGATTCAGTGCCTTTCAGTATATCAAGGGCAAGAGCGGAGAGTTTAGGCGTTGAATTTACTCCATTGGAGGTAACCATCAAGGACACAGTTGAAAGCTTAATTTATTGA